The region CTATGCATCTATTTAATTTTCTCCTCTTCATAAATCTTTTTTTGCCTGGTCAGAATTTGGGAGGTGAATGAGGAGCTAGTATGTATTAACATATGCATGTGCTTTATCCTTATACATGtgcattttacaggtgaggaaactgaccCCAGAGAAGTTAATAAATAGCAATTAAAGTGGCAAATCTGGAGTCTAAACCACATCTGTTGGATTCTGAAGTACTCTGATTTCTATTAAACCATGCTTCATTGAGCAGTTTTGACTTGACCTGGGGATTATTTCATTAATGGTTACGAGAATCACAATTGGAATTTTTGCCAAATCACATTGAAGATAGAAGAGAACCAATACCACTAACATCAAGGTGTCCAGACTCAATTGGATCCTCATTTTACATTATTTGCTTCTAATTTGCAACTggttatcaagaggttcttcttctcttcctatcTTGGTAATCTAAAGTACTAAATTCTAATGGAGACATTATGAGATAAAGTTGGAGAATGATGTGGGCCAAGAGACTGGCATAAATGAAAGGGAATTAGATGTGGATGGAGAACTATAGTAAGAACAACACACATTtactaacagaaataaaacattattaggAGCAGTAAAAACCAAAGTTGATacaaagtaaaacagaaacaaggaTATAGTTAGAAAAGACTACCTGGGGGGAAATcatgataataaaattaaaagattatagAGTCCAGGGTTAGAAACTTAAGAAAACTGAATTACTGAATTAGAACACAAGAGAATTTATGTCTAAATTActgagaaaatataataaagagacaaaaataataagaagaataatgaagtaaaatacactaaataaaatcaatttaatagGCATTCCAGAATAtgtaacaaaggagaaaagaaaaagaatatttgaagaagtaccagaggaaaaataaacatctcTGAGCTAAAAGGACACATGACTTTTTGAACTGAAAGCATCCCTAAATGCaaacaagttttaaaagattCACACAGCCATATGTCTTTATatgaatctttttaaatttttgaggctGGAGAATAATTTTATTCACTAACCAACCTAGCAAacgattaaaacaaaacaacaaattaaaacaaattctGTAAACTGCAACCAAACAAAAACTCTGGCCCAACtgcaaaggaaaaagataaatcagGAAGTTCTGTGTCTATAAGATGGAGTAGGCaggcttttccttttccttcccactAATTATAACTAAAAACCTTAGATAGTAcacatcaaagaaacaaaaaattcttaaaggtgGGGATCATATACATCGGCAGGTATTTAAACATGTTATAATATTaccatataatattatatttcctCATAgtattacaatattttattatggtTATTTGTGCATGCTCTGAAGACTATCACTCTAGGCACATAACTGAAATAGAATGAATCCCTGGACCAAGGCATATATAAACATCTCTGGGGCAACTTGAGGGGAAAATAAATGTTACATTCTTACATTAAATAACACAATAAAATATATCCAACATGGAAaatgatttaaatgtaaatatgaagCTTTAGCTGaattgaagaaaatataggtAACTATTTACTTTAGCTTTCTGAAGTTCTTTCTCAGCATGTATTCTAAAGcagaatccaaaaaagaaaatattcattgattttaacatataaaaataaaataattttaaacactaATAGTTTaacatagaaattaaaatataaattttaaggagaaaatgtGTACAAGATAAATGTCAACATATTGCTACAAATTACCCAAGGGAAAACTAGGGAAATCAATAATCATTCAGTTCACATCATCAGAAATCAAAtgccagaagaaaggaaaacagttcaaagtcaacaaaaattaagtacaattttttaaaggagatcattttttcttaaaaaaatttaaacatggtATTTATTTTGGGtaaatgtgaaatataaacaTTCAAACACTATAGGTCCAAACAATAAGTTGATTTTACACTATGTTTCAGAGATTCTTTGAACTAGTAACTTCATGTCTACAATTTTAGATTAAGATTATCTGCAAATTTTATATACCAGGATGCTcctctcagctttatttataatagtgtaattagaacaaataaatgataaagaacaatctaactatataaaaatagattGGAAAATAAATTGTTACATCTATGCATCTATATTATGAATACTATGAAGTAATTAAAATGTATGTTATAAGAATAACAAATGACATGAGAAAATATTCAGTAAGTTTTTGCTAAGTTGATAAAGTGTGCTACAAGatagtatatttaatataaaacatttattttaaatagaaaatttatatatgtattacataatACATATAGAAAGCcttcagttctgtttcttcattaACATTTTAGTGGAACAATTccaagagttttaaatttcttcctcacattttatattttttacattatccacagtgaaaatgtattttttttaaatttgcagaaCAAATACTTGAATATTATTAAGAACGAGACACTTATAACACAAAACAACCCATAAACAAAAGGGAAAACTTAATGACAAGCTGGGAAAATGTTTGTAATAATGGCAACAAATAATAAAAGTGTTTGTCTACCTAATATATAATAAGCTATAGAAATCCCTTTAAAATGACACAATctcctcaaaagaaaaatataaaacacaaagatTTATTTCACCAAAAAGTTCCAATGGCcagtaagcatatgaaaattACTCTATTTTGCtagtaataaagttaaaaattaagatagaaacttaatttcttcatcaatttgaaatattgaaaagtaTAATACTCAGTGCTAGTAAGTATTGGTTAGTAAGCAATATCTTATTCTGTTTGAGGCTATGCAAATTAGCCTCAGTTTGTCACAAATTGTGTGAGGATCCTATAATGTTCATACATTTTGATTCAAGAACTCCTCTGGTAGAAGAATTGGAGGCAATGATTTTATGTGTCTGTTCAGTGCTGACCAGTATAGTGATACTTTGAAAATGATCATTAATAGATAGGTGAATGAAAGGTTCACTTATAAAGCATGAATTTAAGGAAAATCAGGcaatcatttaaataattttgaagaatGTTTAATAGTGTAATGCAATAATAACAGTATAATATTAATGAAAAACTAAGATGCCAAAACTGCCCATATATgctaaatttctaattttgtaaatacattttttgtaTAAAAAGGCTGAAAGGttataatcaaaattttaaagtgatcTACTTCCAAGTGCTGTAAAAAGGTGatttcttgtttctatttttatggaTTACTAAACTTTCTACAATGAGctatatttattatatgatagtaataacattaaaaatgaaaatgatgatcaTAATGAAGCTGCAATATTTACTAAAAATGTAATAGATTTATGCTTTATGCtttacattcattctctcattttcttctcataaCTGTGATTTAAATGCCATCATTATCCTCCCCATATTAGAGATGAATGCAGAATTTTAATGCAGATACATAATTTTGAGGTTGAGAAATTTTGTAATTACATAGAAATTACATGGAAATGACTGAACCTGTACTTAAAACCATAATcagaaaaatgtataataaaaacAACACATGGGTTTTCGACAAAGTGTGTAAAATGAACCGAACCTAAACATTTAAGTGTCAACCTTTGGCACCAGAACTGTAAACTACGGGGAAGAAGAGATACAGCCTGACTTGAGGTGGGGGACACAGCAGAACTTGGCCCATGGCCGGGCTGCAGTCTCCTTGTCAGTCACTCCAGAACTTCTGCAACAATAGAGGACAGTTAAGACTTGGAGGAGGTATATGTTTTGTCAAAACCTGCAGAGAGGgagatttttctgacccagaaagCTTTAGGGGACAGAATTGGaagttgaaacacacacacacacacacacaaatctctgGGTAATCTCAATCTTTTGCATTCTCAGATCTCACTCATGCCATAGAAAGgagaaactaaggcccagagagaagATTGATGACGTCTTCTCAGTGTGGAAAAGGAATCGAATTAGATGCTCCACCAAACCCTGCCAAACCTTGTCTAGTTGAGCACCTGAACCTCGAGAGGGGCCTGGGTTGACTCGACACTTGACAGGAACCTTACCTGTGCCCAATAGGAAGGTCTGCCTTGTTCAGCTCTACCTGATACCTGTGCTTCGTGCAGGCTCCTGAGAGTTTGGCGACCTCTGGCTCTGCTGTCAGAAGAACCAGGAAAAGAATTAGGGAGGTCCTACTCCCTTTCCTGGATGAGCCATTAGTGACTGGACCTGAAGGCAGGTCACTGCAGCCTTCTGCGTCAGGTGTGAGTGAGCAGACTAGATGGActggccctgctccctgccctgaTTTAGGCGATCTGTTCCCAGCGGTGCCTCTTTGGTCCTCAGGGCCTCATGAAGGGCTGGCACATGTATTTTCCCCCAGGTGTTTCTGGGCTCAACttagcttctcttcctgcccttcctCAAGGGTATGTGACCTTTTTGATTCTACTGCCCTTTGGGACCCTAAGGAATGTCAGATGCCAATAGGATGAAATTCAAGAAAGGAAAACCATACTCTAGGAATGTGTATTCTGTATTCTGTAGAGAAAATGTATTCTGTAGAGAAAAGCACAAAAGTTTTGGATTCTGAGTGACCTAAGGTTAATCCCAGCTCTAGACCTTTCTGTTTTGTGATGCTTAGCAAtttaaaaagtttacttaaaaaatcAAGGTATACAAGATAAATAATATCCATTACAAAATCTTCAGGACTTTGCTTGTCAATTCCTTGAAGTTACCACTTAAAATGACATATTCTGATTTTTCGACAATGTTTGGAGTTGGTTCTAATATCCTAACTTCTTCATATGTGTAAGACCAATGGACAAAGTAGAAGCTAtgcttttgaatttaaaaaaccaAGGTAGAGAACATGATACATTATACCATGTAAACTGCatgcattttatataaagaaaatttcaatatataaaatgaaattatatataatgaaatatgtaaaatatataaatgaaattatttattagaaaatttctGTAAGGATATGAAAAATTGATAATAGTTGCCTCTAGACAATGAATTTGGGTAACAGAGGGAATTCTACTTTTGgttgtatataattttatgttgattgaatttttatgtaaaacactttaagttttaaaataattttagacttagagtcagaaataataattatttctatACTCCATTTTCTCCCATCCAATTGTAAAACATCTTACATGAACATGGTTCATTTGTCAGAACTAAAAAATTAACATTGGTACAATACTATTAACTAAACTGCAGGCCTTAGCTGAATTCACTTTACTCACAGGCTTCTGTACCAAGATTCATTCCAAAATACTATATTGTATTTAGTCAtcatatattctcattttttccaACCTGTGATGTTTTCTCAGTATtcccttatttttcatttttgaatagCAACTGGTAAGGTATTTTGCAGAATCACCCTCAATTACGGTTTGTCTGCTGTTTTTTTCATGATTAGGCTTTTTTGGGGGAATGAGGTGGGGACTATATCACAGGAGTAAAGCATTCTTCTCATCACATCACACCAGGGTGTGTATGATATATGAACATGACTTATTACTATCTCCTTTTCATGGTCTGTTGCACAGAAGTAAGTCACTAAGTCTAACCCACATGCAAGGAAGGGGAATTAATTTCCACCTCCAGGAGGAAGAAGTCTGGTGAATTTTCGTCATAAGCAAATTTTGTGGTTTGtgtgaaatggaaagatatctaaAACAAAAGGAAGCTACCATTCGAAAGGAACCCGCCTGCACTGCTGGGGATGTAAGCTAGTGCAGTCACTAGGGAgaactgtatggaggttccttaaagaactaaaaataagctaccatatggtccagcaatctcactcttgggcatatatctgaaaaacacaaaacctgtttaaaaaaaatacttgcatcCAAATATTTGTAGCAGCACTAATTATAATAGCCAAGAAATAGAAGTaatctaagtgtccactgatagatgaatgggtaaagaagatatggtatatatacaaaatggaatattactcagccataaaaaagaatgaaatactgccacttgcagcaacatgaatgtatctagagattatcatgctaagtgaagttaagtcagacagagaaagacaaatatcatatgacatcacctatatgtggaatctaaaaaagtgatccaaatgaactcatttacaaaacaggaacagactcactgATCTAGAAAGTCAGTTCATGGTTACCAAAAGTAatatgggggaagggataaattaggagtatgagattaacaAATACATGCTActgtaataaaataaacaaggacctactgtatagcacagggagctttattcaatatcttgtaataaccNNNNNNNNNNNNNNNNNNNNNNNNNNNNNNNNNNNNNNNNNNNNNNNNNNNNNNNNNNNNNNNNNNNNNNNNNNNNNNNNNNNNNNNNNNNNNNNNNNNNGAGCTAGCTATGTCATTCTTGTTTAGACAAATGATGGACAACTAATAGAAATATTATAGAGTAGTTTAAGCCTCAGACATATGTTTGGATTAGATGACTGAATTCCCTTTTTAGTCTGATAATCTGTGATAGATGAACTTTGgggcaatgaaataaaaaattttccgGAGCTTTCAGAAAAGAACATCATGAGCTAGGAAGTAGCGTTGCCTCTGGAACCTTTTTACAACTGGAATGCTGTGGGCCATGAATGATCCTAGTAGTAAAGACTCTTCCAAACATGTTTATTGTTTTGATCAGACTTTTCCTAGGTTTCTGACTGGGACATCCAAACTTGAAATGTCTTTGATGTTAAAATAATGTATTCAACTCATATTAGATGTTATCTCAGGATAATCCAGTTTAAACCTCTTAGATTCAACAGTGAATATGCTTCAAACATGTCCATGTTAACTGATTAACCAAAAGTGCCTTCAAAATAGCACTTAATCCTTTTCATAACCAAGAAGTAACCTAACTTTTcatcctctatttcttctctatGTTTATAGGCACAGTTTCTGAAATGTGTTCCTTACTTTTATCCTTCTTCCTGAAATGACCTAATTCATAACTGCTGACTGAAATTCTGCTCTTCTTTTAAGGATGTTACCATGCCTCCAAAAGTCAAACCTAAAGATCACCATCTCTGAGAAAAGGACTTTCTTCCAGCCAGTTTCCTGAGAGCTCCTTTGACATCCTTGTTTCTCAGGCTATAAATTATGGGATTCAGCATTGGAGTCACCACTGTATAGAACACAGATATCATTTTATCCTGCTCTTTTATGGTCTTAGAATTTGGCCGCATGTAGGTGAATATTCCTGATCCATAAAAGAGGACAACAACAATGAGGTGGGAGCCACAGGTAGAAAAAGCCTTGAGCCGCCCCTCCCTAGCCTGCATCTGGATCACAGTGGAGATGATATTCCAGTAGGAGACCAGGATCAGGGAGACAGGAGCTAGGAGGATGACCACACCCATTGCAAAGATGgccatttctgttctgtaagtatCTGCTGAAGCCAGCTTCAGGAGGGCACGGGGTTCACAAAAGTAGTGACTGATAATGTTCTGTCCTTGATAAGGAAGTTGGAAAGTAAAGGTGGTATCTACCAGAGACACTACTGCACCACTGGCCCAGGACCCTGTGGTCAACTGGAGACACACTTGCTGGGTCATGATGGTGGGGTAGTGCAGGGGCTTGCAGACCGCCACAtaccggtcataggccatcactgcCAGCAGAGCACATTCTGTGCCCCCGACCAGAAGGAAGACAATGACCTGTGTCATACAGCCCGCGAAAGAAATAGTTTTCTTCTTCACCAGGAAGTGGACCAACACTTGAGGGACAATGCTGGTAGAGAAGCAGAGATCTGCAAAAGAGAGGTTTCTAAGAAAAAAGTACATGGGCATGTGAAGTTGAGAATCCGTGAAGATGAGAATGATGATAAGCAGGTTTCCAAGCACAGTTAACAGATAAAtgatgagaaaaagaataaacagcaGGATCTGGGTCTGTGAGTCCTGTGAAAGGCCAAGGAAGATAAATTCTGCCACAGAAGTGTGGTTTTCTTCTCCCATTGAGGTTTATGCTTGTTTCCCTGT is a window of Cervus canadensis isolate Bull #8, Minnesota chromosome 11, ASM1932006v1, whole genome shotgun sequence DNA encoding:
- the LOC122449246 gene encoding olfactory receptor 2D3 produces the protein MGEENHTSVAEFIFLGLSQDSQTQILLFILFLIIYLLTVLGNLLIIILIFTDSQLHMPMYFFLRNLSFADLCFSTSIVPQVLVHFLVKKKTISFAGCMTQVIVFLLVGGTECALLAVMAYDRYVAVCKPLHYPTIMTQQVCLQLTTGSWASGAVVSLVDTTFTFQLPYQGQNIISHYFCEPRALLKLASADTYRTEMAIFAMGVVILLAPVSLILVSYWNIISTVIQMQAREGRLKAFSTCGSHLIVVVLFYGSGIFTYMRPNSKTIKEQDKMISVFYTVVTPMLNPIIYSLRNKDVKGALRKLAGRKSFSQRW